A window of Flavobacterium flavigenum contains these coding sequences:
- a CDS encoding type VI secretion system baseplate subunit TssF yields the protein MRQERIKDRVLKRAARSWGFSDVEMETSFDPVVSMMLNALSYELEKVAHELEDSKTRVVERVLEIMFPEVTAGAKPTRAIMHALPIENNMKVSMQNQMMVSRRLHNIYNPLAPITKEIVLSPTLEVKLSSCEVKYVAYERNLYEVSNLFYKDAVRDYKHSLPSGEVFLGIELKDPNVLDLEDLMLYIDIKNIHQKEMFHYYLKQMKCYQDDIEIKVKEGYNVPVNSLDIENIINRNYTNLSELMQEVNEFYFDNFYTLKGVLKHKKIDEYNPEYKFFDNITKHNGNSVIWIKMVFPESLIPQILDNVSFTANCFPVINKKRHVINKTLGGFLSYVALDTGNDIYLDVDAVVDTYANHYEIKDFSDGVLEEGNAVLRTGGVSRFDSRSASELLQNVLDLLKDESSSFAGLGKDFMNSSLIEINQLLASVEQQAKESNFSKNNDPYLMIKPKVNESSGKTFTISYWSTCAEDGNDIKAGTVLEAKDDLFFMSKETILVTNTVGGTNKQNNKDRILEYRNALLTRGRIVTFADIKAFSFNHFKSYINDVKIEKGTRKEISSKAGFSRTVDIHIKTNQAEKESLSVTEWDYLCESYMKNLMNKSSNVFPYRLFIEN from the coding sequence ATGAGACAAGAACGAATAAAAGACAGGGTATTAAAAAGAGCAGCCAGATCATGGGGTTTTTCAGATGTGGAAATGGAAACCTCATTTGATCCTGTTGTATCTATGATGTTAAATGCATTATCATATGAATTAGAAAAAGTAGCACACGAACTGGAAGACTCCAAAACTCGCGTAGTCGAAAGAGTCCTGGAAATTATGTTTCCTGAAGTTACTGCAGGGGCTAAACCAACGAGGGCAATCATGCACGCTTTGCCAATAGAAAACAATATGAAAGTTTCTATGCAAAACCAAATGATGGTGAGCAGAAGACTGCACAATATTTACAACCCCTTGGCGCCTATTACTAAAGAAATTGTTCTTTCACCAACCCTGGAAGTAAAATTATCTTCTTGTGAGGTTAAATATGTAGCTTACGAAAGAAATCTGTATGAAGTTTCTAATCTTTTTTATAAAGATGCTGTTAGGGATTACAAACATTCCTTGCCTTCCGGAGAAGTGTTTTTAGGAATAGAATTAAAAGACCCTAATGTATTGGATTTAGAGGATTTGATGCTGTACATCGATATTAAAAATATCCACCAAAAAGAAATGTTTCATTATTATCTGAAGCAAATGAAATGCTATCAGGATGATATAGAAATTAAAGTGAAAGAGGGGTATAATGTTCCGGTAAACAGTCTTGATATTGAAAACATCATAAACCGCAATTATACAAATCTGAGTGAATTGATGCAGGAAGTGAATGAGTTTTATTTTGATAATTTCTATACACTGAAAGGAGTATTAAAACATAAAAAAATAGACGAATATAATCCTGAATATAAGTTTTTTGACAATATAACAAAGCATAACGGAAATTCTGTTATTTGGATAAAAATGGTTTTCCCGGAATCTTTAATTCCTCAAATATTAGATAACGTGTCTTTTACGGCAAATTGTTTTCCGGTGATTAATAAAAAACGTCATGTGATAAACAAAACTCTTGGAGGATTTTTGTCATATGTAGCATTAGACACAGGTAACGATATTTATCTGGATGTTGATGCGGTTGTGGATACATATGCAAATCATTATGAAATTAAAGATTTTAGCGATGGTGTACTCGAAGAAGGAAATGCGGTATTACGTACAGGAGGAGTTTCGAGGTTTGATTCCAGGTCAGCTTCAGAACTGCTTCAGAATGTATTGGACTTATTAAAAGATGAAAGTTCTTCTTTTGCTGGTTTAGGAAAAGATTTTATGAATAGTTCTTTGATAGAGATTAATCAATTACTAGCCTCTGTTGAACAGCAAGCTAAAGAAAGTAATTTTTCTAAAAATAATGACCCTTATTTAATGATTAAACCTAAAGTGAATGAATCTTCCGGGAAAACATTTACAATCAGTTATTGGTCAACTTGTGCAGAAGACGGTAATGACATTAAAGCCGGAACGGTTTTGGAAGCCAAAGATGATTTGTTTTTTATGAGTAAGGAAACAATCCTGGTTACCAATACAGTAGGAGGGACAAACAAACAAAACAATAAAGACCGAATTTTAGAATACAGAAATGCTCTGTTGACAAGGGGAAGGATAGTAACTTTTGCAGATATAAAAGCATTTAGTTTTAATCATTTTAAAAGTTATATTAATGATGTAAAAATTGAAAAAGGCACCCGAAAAGAAATTTCAAGTAAAGCAGGTTTTAGCCGTACTGTTGATATTCATATAAAAACCAATCAGGCAGAAAAAGAATCTTTATCAGTAACAGAGTGGGATTATTTGTGTGAAAGCTATATGAAAAACCTAATGAACAAATCTTCAAATGTGTTTCCGTATCGATTATTTATAGAGAATTAG
- a CDS encoding type VI secretion system Vgr family protein — protein sequence MGHFSEQVHISIGSFTQNVVYHNLELSQKMADHHHFSFVWQYTGKAIINPADQAKALRTYLGDEVIFTFKSLTGIRLMSKGIITELSSIDLHGSAEGLHVKGISHTIVLDDMKKSRTYQQRGMNDIVLDILAEGPGEFYERDAIKSTYLQEFKYLSQYNETNFDFLKRLASRYGQWFYFDGMRMQFGQTKTSKIKLINGSSLHGFKIQTNMASHKISLGGYDYNNASNIRNASARTSSGSKDSFSAVVGHNQGTVAQSDLNNGAYTTNAQSSEEIQEMVRLQTAGSDANSVYYSGISYFPLGLGQVFSIINQTVEHELIVTEVTHISQVHGNYSCNFKAIPADVAAPHYTDVDVFAKAQTQPAKVKDNNDPEGLGRVKVQFNWPGGNNSSEWIRMIQPHSGSGKGFYFIPEIDEEVLVGFEGDNAQNPYILGTQYNGSATSGYADGQNNVKAIHTRSGIKFILNDGEGSILIEDPSGNTWKMDGQGNIDVNAPKNLTLNAGGDIFMTAGQNINSSAAMNIYESAGGDKLTSVGMMHNVFIGGDSTMNVKGALNEIIEGDLHSEVKNDRTTISDKKIVTHSKENLEQHSDQHIQNNSAEKSKMF from the coding sequence ATGGGACATTTTTCAGAACAGGTACATATCAGCATAGGGAGCTTTACCCAAAACGTAGTTTATCATAATTTAGAACTGTCACAAAAGATGGCCGATCACCATCATTTTTCTTTTGTTTGGCAATATACAGGCAAAGCGATCATAAACCCTGCAGATCAGGCAAAGGCATTGCGAACCTATCTTGGGGATGAAGTTATCTTTACCTTTAAAAGCCTTACAGGAATCCGGTTGATGAGCAAAGGCATTATTACAGAACTTTCATCAATAGACCTTCATGGCAGTGCCGAAGGATTGCATGTCAAAGGCATCAGCCACACTATTGTTCTGGACGATATGAAAAAATCAAGAACCTATCAACAAAGAGGCATGAATGATATCGTGCTGGATATTTTAGCAGAAGGTCCGGGAGAATTCTATGAAAGGGATGCTATAAAATCGACCTACCTTCAGGAATTCAAATACCTGTCCCAGTATAATGAGACCAATTTTGATTTCTTGAAACGATTGGCAAGCCGATACGGGCAGTGGTTCTATTTTGACGGAATGCGGATGCAGTTCGGACAAACCAAAACCAGTAAAATAAAACTCATCAACGGGTCTTCGCTGCATGGTTTTAAAATCCAGACCAACATGGCTTCCCATAAAATTTCTTTGGGAGGGTATGATTATAATAATGCATCCAACATTCGTAATGCCTCAGCCAGAACTTCATCAGGAAGCAAAGACAGCTTCTCTGCTGTAGTAGGACATAATCAGGGAACCGTTGCCCAAAGCGATTTGAATAATGGAGCTTACACCACCAATGCCCAAAGCAGCGAAGAAATCCAGGAAATGGTCAGACTGCAGACCGCAGGCAGCGACGCCAATAGTGTTTATTACAGCGGAATATCTTATTTTCCGTTAGGGCTTGGACAGGTTTTTAGCATCATAAACCAGACTGTAGAACACGAATTGATTGTGACAGAAGTAACACACATTTCTCAGGTCCACGGAAATTATTCCTGTAATTTCAAAGCTATTCCGGCAGACGTTGCAGCCCCTCACTATACAGACGTAGATGTATTTGCGAAAGCCCAAACACAGCCAGCGAAAGTAAAAGACAACAACGATCCGGAAGGATTAGGACGTGTAAAAGTACAATTCAACTGGCCAGGCGGAAACAATTCAAGTGAATGGATTCGAATGATACAGCCACATTCAGGTTCAGGAAAAGGTTTTTACTTTATTCCCGAAATCGATGAAGAGGTTTTGGTAGGTTTTGAAGGTGACAATGCACAGAATCCATATATTTTAGGAACACAATATAATGGAAGCGCCACCAGTGGTTATGCAGACGGTCAGAATAATGTAAAAGCGATCCACACCCGTTCAGGAATCAAATTTATTTTGAACGACGGAGAGGGAAGTATTTTGATTGAAGATCCCAGCGGTAATACCTGGAAAATGGATGGTCAGGGAAATATTGATGTGAATGCACCGAAGAATTTGACTTTGAATGCCGGTGGTGATATTTTTATGACAGCTGGACAAAATATTAATTCATCAGCGGCTATGAATATTTATGAAAGTGCTGGGGGTGATAAATTAACTTCGGTTGGAATGATGCATAATGTTTTCATTGGTGGTGACAGTACTATGAATGTGAAAGGAGCACTAAATGAAATTATTGAAGGCGATCTACATTCGGAAGTTAAGAATGACAGAACAACTATTAGTGATAAAAAAATTGTAACTCATAGTAAAGAAAATTTAGAACAACATTCAGATCAGCATATACAAAATAACTCAGCAGAAAAAAGCAAAATGTTTTAA
- the tssD gene encoding type VI secretion system tube protein TssD encodes MSFLSKLNIDGEEYNVLAFNVSFKQEIDNTSKPTGNAKGGIIKMIIEATQNSNFLSWMLNGDLTKDGKIIFYRRDAMSKMKELTFTKAFCIGYDEQFTSTTEVPMKITIELVAKELTFGDAKFSNNWIALS; translated from the coding sequence ATGAGTTTTTTATCTAAATTAAATATAGACGGAGAAGAATATAACGTACTTGCATTCAATGTAAGCTTTAAACAGGAAATTGATAATACAAGTAAACCTACCGGAAATGCCAAAGGAGGAATTATAAAAATGATTATTGAAGCTACTCAAAACAGCAATTTTCTGTCCTGGATGTTAAATGGTGATTTAACAAAAGATGGTAAAATCATTTTTTACAGAAGGGATGCTATGAGCAAAATGAAAGAGCTTACGTTTACGAAAGCATTTTGTATTGGTTATGACGAACAATTTACGAGTACTACTGAAGTACCAATGAAAATTACAATAGAATTAGTAGCTAAAGAATTGACTTTTGGAGATGCGAAATTTTCTAACAACTGGATTGCCTTAAGCTAA
- the tssD gene encoding type VI secretion system tube protein TssD produces MSFLTSLSVAGKDYKVLNVSYDLAQETDASGRPSTVTRGGRIMLEVESTGSTELFEWMTNNFERKDGSVKFIKRDSNATLKELKFTEAYMVKYKENFDHNSDTPLTETFMISARKISMGGGEFDNAWV; encoded by the coding sequence ATGTCGTTTTTAACATCGTTGTCAGTAGCCGGAAAGGATTACAAAGTATTGAATGTGAGTTATGATTTAGCTCAGGAAACAGATGCTTCAGGGCGTCCATCTACAGTAACTCGTGGAGGAAGAATTATGCTTGAAGTAGAATCTACAGGAAGTACTGAATTGTTTGAGTGGATGACCAATAATTTCGAAAGAAAAGATGGTTCTGTTAAATTCATCAAACGTGATTCTAATGCTACTTTAAAAGAGCTAAAGTTTACAGAGGCTTACATGGTTAAGTACAAAGAAAACTTTGATCATAACAGTGATACTCCTTTAACGGAGACTTTTATGATTTCAGCACGCAAAATTTCGATGGGCGGAGGGGAATTTGATAATGCTTGGGTATAA
- a CDS encoding GPW/gp25 family protein, whose product MKGAFYKLPIDFNAIIQKKELEKTSIEHSIAQQIILLATTTFGECKFDETFGSKIWEIDFDLLMNENTLKEIISKTMKQSLLLHEGRIKLNDLRVELSEETFFVDDMSRAKKRVDIIIDATIKSTNRIFDFKGYFFVGPLSYK is encoded by the coding sequence ATGAAAGGAGCTTTTTATAAACTGCCCATAGATTTTAATGCTATTATTCAAAAAAAAGAATTAGAGAAAACATCCATTGAACATTCAATTGCCCAGCAGATAATTTTGCTGGCTACAACAACATTTGGCGAATGTAAATTTGATGAAACTTTTGGATCTAAAATATGGGAGATCGATTTTGATTTGCTTATGAATGAAAATACGCTTAAAGAAATAATATCGAAGACCATGAAACAATCTTTGCTTTTGCATGAGGGCAGGATCAAACTTAATGATCTCAGGGTAGAATTGTCAGAAGAAACTTTTTTTGTAGATGATATGAGCAGGGCAAAGAAGAGGGTTGACATTATAATTGATGCAACAATAAAAAGTACCAATAGAATTTTCGACTTTAAGGGATACTTTTTTGTAGGGCCATTATCTTATAAATAA
- a CDS encoding DUF5458 family protein — protein sequence MSNKEAYKNNDGDTAVLEPRVIAGAGSIEKNIEKLAKYGGFDLLEMSIEGIQNLNPDRKARRKIFLGEVNKAKERETLLKTLELWSSVLSSNEALTDMVAQSEDKSKESEALLKKNLAKAVEDTREIEAAYRTVALFFKNTETDKVKNVTIVNADLEQLKDLDNTRFIDAIHSELVDNYDRLDLKNNYGILVIPGYLGSNKVIEKWAKIAHENKVMLVTDFEHLDEPDDVMEMFDAASLTGGDVYRSNVIMTCNWLVGRGRFDQIGENEDLHIAPSAALAGKIYKTLMSQVTAGKKFGGINEVDGVKFDLKKSEIANLENLGLVPMVNEYGKVMAFSAKTLFSGDNLGLQTYSVVRVFDYVTKVLMDFLNRRAFENFTAKTRKEIMNQIVAFLDGITGPDKLIENFEIRRFEQDPIQKDRIYMDIHMKPYFPAKNFLIKMDGHKGDDGTEWDTDYEQK from the coding sequence ATGTCAAATAAAGAAGCATATAAAAATAACGACGGTGATACTGCAGTATTAGAGCCTAGAGTAATTGCAGGAGCAGGTTCAATTGAGAAAAATATTGAAAAACTGGCTAAATACGGCGGTTTTGATTTACTGGAAATGTCAATTGAAGGAATTCAGAATCTTAATCCGGATAGAAAAGCAAGAAGAAAAATTTTCCTTGGAGAAGTAAACAAAGCAAAAGAAAGAGAAACACTTTTAAAGACTTTAGAATTATGGTCTTCAGTTTTAAGCAGCAATGAAGCTTTGACTGATATGGTGGCACAAAGTGAAGACAAAAGTAAAGAGTCTGAAGCATTATTGAAAAAGAATCTTGCGAAAGCAGTTGAAGATACAAGAGAAATCGAAGCAGCTTACAGAACAGTTGCCTTGTTCTTCAAAAACACTGAAACAGATAAAGTAAAAAATGTGACGATCGTAAATGCTGATTTAGAGCAATTAAAAGATCTTGATAACACACGTTTTATCGATGCAATTCATTCAGAACTGGTAGACAATTACGATCGTTTAGATCTTAAAAACAACTACGGTATTTTGGTAATTCCAGGCTATTTAGGTTCAAATAAAGTGATCGAAAAATGGGCAAAAATTGCACATGAAAATAAAGTAATGCTGGTTACCGATTTCGAACACCTGGATGAACCGGATGATGTAATGGAAATGTTTGATGCAGCTTCTCTAACAGGTGGAGATGTGTACCGTTCTAACGTAATCATGACTTGTAACTGGTTAGTAGGACGTGGCAGATTTGACCAGATTGGTGAAAATGAAGATTTACATATAGCTCCTTCTGCAGCCCTTGCCGGAAAAATTTACAAAACATTGATGTCTCAGGTTACAGCTGGTAAAAAATTCGGTGGAATCAATGAAGTTGACGGAGTAAAATTTGATCTTAAGAAAAGTGAAATTGCGAACCTTGAAAACTTAGGACTGGTTCCTATGGTAAACGAGTACGGAAAAGTAATGGCTTTCTCTGCCAAAACATTATTCAGCGGTGATAACTTAGGGTTGCAAACCTATTCTGTAGTTCGTGTTTTTGATTATGTGACCAAAGTATTAATGGATTTCCTTAACCGTCGTGCTTTCGAAAACTTTACAGCAAAAACACGTAAAGAAATCATGAATCAGATTGTGGCTTTCCTTGACGGAATCACAGGTCCTGATAAATTAATCGAAAATTTTGAAATCCGCAGATTCGAGCAGGATCCAATTCAAAAAGACAGAATTTATATGGATATCCACATGAAGCCTTATTTCCCGGCAAAAAACTTCCTTATCAAAATGGATGGGCATAAAGGGGATGACGGAACTGAATGGGATACAGATTACGAACAAAAATAA
- the tssO gene encoding type VI secretion system TssO, with translation MEVLNKQERQKAFIAFLIAFILTFSVMLIAVSFNFYMPKAENKLLKAENEMMKREYDYQTNFSVKIDSIRMTIDSINSPKVDNDFQQRLANVMIANMYQKIPKDTTENKKLYNNIILAYKNIIDYKKQIRSLTHNSHLIDSLNQSAKTYKEELEKVSRDLDVCRQIYQNQ, from the coding sequence ATGGAAGTATTAAACAAACAAGAACGTCAAAAAGCATTTATAGCTTTTTTAATAGCATTTATCCTGACTTTTTCAGTGATGTTAATTGCAGTATCATTTAATTTTTATATGCCAAAAGCAGAAAATAAATTACTTAAGGCAGAAAACGAAATGATGAAAAGGGAATACGATTATCAAACTAACTTTTCAGTAAAAATTGATAGTATCAGAATGACGATTGATTCTATTAATTCACCAAAAGTAGATAACGATTTTCAACAGCGTCTGGCAAATGTTATGATTGCCAATATGTATCAGAAAATACCAAAAGATACTACAGAGAATAAAAAGCTGTACAACAATATCATTCTCGCATACAAGAACATTATCGACTACAAAAAGCAGATTAGAAGCCTTACACATAATTCACACCTTATAGACAGTTTGAACCAATCGGCAAAAACGTATAAAGAAGAGCTGGAAAAAGTAAGCAGGGATCTGGACGTGTGCCGCCAGATTTATCAAAATCAATAA
- a CDS encoding tetratricopeptide repeat protein, with translation MKFKLVIPFLALAFSSNVSAQNISVQVLSAVEKDKVIGNAEVMIQRNGESSAKSLTNNQGRATINSGFPDDSNTLLIIKKDNYSSLVVKCPCNDMTYALSPYMKNLDGMRIVLNWGKYPSDLDSHLTFPGNHIFFQQKEGNLANLDVDDTDSYGPETITIENKKFGETYHYFVHDYSNKNDLDSYKLSASEAKVFVYVGQSLVKTYYIPKNKKGNVWNLFKINENGEIIDINNIISKTTQEVGIGGNSSDDREEEIYVSTEDKKRALQLNQKGDLAYQSKDIDAAMNFYKQAIEYNPVFGQAYGNLGLMYIKKGYKAEAIYANRKAITFAAGNSINTTKASAYYNIAKIFENDNDLEEALNYYKLAKEFKENTVYDNAIIRVEGKMQ, from the coding sequence ATGAAATTTAAATTAGTAATCCCCTTTTTAGCTCTGGCTTTTAGTAGTAATGTAAGCGCACAAAATATATCTGTACAGGTATTGTCAGCAGTCGAAAAAGATAAAGTGATTGGTAATGCAGAAGTAATGATTCAGAGAAATGGTGAATCATCCGCAAAGAGTTTGACAAACAATCAGGGCAGAGCCACAATTAATAGTGGATTTCCGGATGATTCAAACACATTATTGATTATCAAAAAAGACAACTATTCAAGTTTAGTAGTTAAATGCCCCTGCAACGATATGACGTATGCACTGAGTCCATACATGAAAAATCTGGACGGAATGAGAATCGTACTGAACTGGGGAAAATATCCCTCTGATTTAGATTCGCATCTTACTTTTCCCGGAAATCATATCTTTTTTCAACAAAAGGAAGGAAACCTGGCAAATTTGGACGTAGATGATACTGATAGCTACGGACCGGAAACCATAACAATTGAAAACAAAAAATTTGGAGAAACCTATCATTATTTTGTACATGATTATTCCAATAAGAATGACTTGGATTCTTATAAACTTTCTGCAAGCGAAGCAAAAGTATTTGTTTACGTAGGGCAGTCATTAGTTAAAACGTATTACATCCCAAAAAATAAAAAGGGAAATGTCTGGAATTTATTTAAGATAAATGAGAATGGGGAAATTATAGACATAAATAATATTATTTCTAAAACGACACAGGAAGTTGGCATAGGCGGGAATTCTAGTGATGATAGAGAAGAAGAGATTTATGTATCTACTGAAGATAAGAAAAGAGCTCTTCAATTGAACCAAAAAGGAGATTTGGCTTATCAAAGTAAAGACATTGATGCGGCTATGAATTTTTATAAACAAGCAATAGAGTACAATCCTGTATTTGGGCAGGCTTATGGAAATTTAGGATTAATGTATATTAAAAAAGGATATAAGGCAGAGGCTATTTACGCTAATAGGAAGGCAATAACATTTGCTGCAGGTAATTCTATAAATACCACTAAAGCCAGTGCCTACTATAATATTGCTAAGATTTTCGAAAACGATAATGATTTAGAAGAAGCATTGAATTATTATAAGCTAGCAAAAGAGTTTAAAGAAAATACAGTTTATGATAACGCCATTATAAGAGTTGAAGGTAAAATGCAATAA
- a CDS encoding M23 family metallopeptidase → MCDTVGKIVNSFRTNEYKASSLGNTLMIKSKDKEGKEVFILYCHLDEIYAREGDKVTHRQKVAKSGSTGNASYSGLPNGVAGHGIEKENWHCHIEAATKGEGSNNFYYLGSYRVKAEDYMKTKFDSNGDKI, encoded by the coding sequence ATGTGTGATACAGTAGGAAAAATAGTTAATTCATTCAGAACAAATGAATATAAAGCCAGTAGTTTAGGAAATACTTTGATGATAAAATCTAAAGACAAGGAAGGGAAAGAGGTTTTTATTTTATATTGTCATTTAGACGAAATTTATGCAAGAGAAGGAGATAAAGTAACACATCGACAAAAAGTAGCTAAATCTGGAAGCACTGGGAATGCCTCTTATAGCGGATTGCCAAATGGGGTTGCAGGACATGGTATAGAAAAAGAGAATTGGCATTGCCATATTGAAGCTGCCACAAAAGGTGAAGGCTCAAATAATTTTTATTATTTAGGAAGTTATAGGGTAAAAGCTGAGGATTACATGAAGACAAAATTTGATAGTAATGGAGATAAAATTTAA